In Halosegnis marinus, one genomic interval encodes:
- a CDS encoding winged helix-turn-helix transcriptional regulator yields the protein MSSEDRYSEEACVVIDSLEQIGSQWRLIVLHDLQEGEKRFNELKRSTDASSRTLSRVLDDLGEMGFVDRRLEEDAPVATFYSLTAKGESLGPVFEAIEEWAEDWLDPDEESLIA from the coding sequence ATGTCATCCGAGGACCGATACAGCGAGGAGGCCTGCGTCGTCATCGATTCGCTCGAGCAGATCGGGTCGCAGTGGCGGCTCATCGTCCTGCACGACCTGCAGGAGGGCGAGAAGCGATTCAACGAACTGAAGCGGTCGACCGACGCCTCGTCGCGCACCCTCTCGCGGGTGCTCGACGACCTCGGCGAGATGGGGTTCGTCGACCGGCGGCTGGAGGAGGACGCGCCCGTCGCCACCTTCTACTCCCTGACCGCGAAGGGCGAGTCGCTCGGCCCCGTCTTCGAGGCCATCGAGGAGTGGGCGGAGGACTGGCTCGACCCCGACGAGGAGAGCCTCATCGCCTGA
- a CDS encoding alpha/beta hydrolase, translated as MVHENTPARAGADPSEANAAVVMTHGRGATARSILAMHREFPRDDVAYAAPQATNNTWYPHSFLEPVEKNEPGRTGGLDAIDRIVEGFVDDGIERENVLLMGFSQGACLTSEYAATRPERYGGVAALSGGVIGDEVGEYEGDMAGTEVFLGCSDVDPHIPVERVHDTRDVFESLGADVEERIYEGMGHGVNEDELDYLRGVVADL; from the coding sequence ATGGTCCACGAGAACACGCCGGCCCGCGCGGGCGCCGACCCGAGCGAGGCGAACGCCGCGGTCGTGATGACGCACGGCCGCGGCGCGACCGCCCGGTCCATCCTCGCCATGCACCGTGAGTTCCCCCGCGACGACGTGGCCTACGCCGCGCCGCAGGCGACGAACAACACGTGGTACCCCCACTCGTTCCTCGAACCCGTGGAGAAGAACGAACCCGGACGCACCGGCGGCCTCGACGCCATCGACCGCATCGTCGAGGGCTTCGTCGACGACGGCATCGAGCGGGAGAACGTCCTGCTGATGGGCTTCTCGCAGGGCGCGTGCCTGACGAGCGAGTACGCCGCGACCCGGCCCGAGCGCTACGGCGGCGTCGCGGCGCTGTCGGGCGGCGTCATCGGTGACGAGGTCGGCGAGTACGAGGGCGACATGGCCGGCACCGAGGTGTTCCTCGGCTGTTCGGACGTGGACCCGCATATCCCCGTCGAGCGCGTCCACGACACCCGCGACGTGTTCGAGTCGCTGGGCGCAGACGTGGAGGAGCGAATCTACGAGGGGATGGGTCACGGCGTCAACGAGGACGAACTCGACTACCTGCGCGGCGTCGTCGCCGACCTGTAA
- a CDS encoding M42 family peptidase gives MDDDRRAFLDDLLATATPSGFETAGQRVFLDRVEPLADETHTDAYGNAVAVHEGDPDTDVSVVLAGHGDEIGLMVRDVTDDGFLKLTRVGGADKTVTRGQYVTVHGSDGPVSGVVGQVAIHLRDRGDEDTSEINEMHVDIGAADGDEARELVEVGDPITFETEVRDLEGSLVAARGMDNRTGVWTAAEGFRRAVERDADATVYAVSTVQEEIGRKGARMVGYDLDPDVVVAADVTHATDTPEAPGTKGSGIELGGGPAVGRGSGNHPVVVEAIRETADDEDLDLQLSAAGSDTGTDVESFYTARSGVAAVNVSIPNRYMHTPVEVIDTGDLAEVGDLMGAFAAAAEQYAPFAVEV, from the coding sequence ATGGACGACGACCGCCGCGCGTTCCTCGACGACCTGCTCGCCACCGCGACCCCCAGCGGCTTCGAGACGGCCGGCCAGCGGGTGTTCCTCGACCGCGTCGAACCGCTCGCCGACGAGACACACACGGACGCGTACGGCAACGCCGTCGCCGTCCACGAGGGCGACCCGGACACGGACGTGTCGGTCGTGCTCGCCGGCCACGGCGACGAGATCGGGCTGATGGTGCGGGACGTAACCGACGACGGCTTCCTGAAGCTGACGCGCGTCGGCGGCGCGGACAAGACCGTCACGCGGGGCCAGTACGTCACGGTCCACGGGAGCGACGGCCCCGTCTCCGGCGTCGTCGGGCAGGTCGCCATCCACCTCCGCGACCGCGGCGACGAGGACACCAGCGAGATAAACGAGATGCACGTCGATATCGGCGCCGCGGACGGCGACGAGGCGCGAGAGCTGGTGGAGGTCGGCGACCCCATCACCTTCGAGACCGAGGTCCGCGACCTCGAAGGGTCGCTCGTCGCCGCCCGCGGGATGGACAACCGCACGGGCGTGTGGACCGCCGCCGAGGGGTTCCGGCGCGCGGTCGAGCGTGACGCCGACGCCACGGTGTACGCCGTCTCCACCGTGCAGGAGGAGATCGGTCGCAAGGGCGCGCGGATGGTCGGCTACGACCTCGACCCGGACGTGGTGGTCGCCGCGGACGTGACCCACGCGACCGACACGCCCGAGGCCCCCGGGACCAAGGGGTCGGGCATCGAACTCGGGGGCGGCCCCGCCGTCGGGCGCGGCTCGGGCAACCACCCGGTCGTCGTCGAGGCGATACGGGAGACCGCCGACGACGAGGACCTCGACCTCCAGCTGTCCGCGGCGGGCTCCGACACCGGCACCGACGTGGAGAGCTTCTACACCGCGCGCTCGGGCGTCGCCGCGGTGAACGTCTCCATCCCGAACCGCTACATGCACACTCCGGTCGAGGTCATCGACACCGGGGACCTCGCCGAAGTGGGCGACCTGATGGGCGCGTTCGCGGCCGCCGCGGAGCAGTACGCGCCGTTCGCGGTCGAGGTGTAG
- a CDS encoding lysylphosphatidylglycerol synthase domain-containing protein: MRRLVRFLVGVALGGGALAAYVVFVGVEDVLARAATVTAGALAAVVLLVVAESVVDGVGVWASVRPLNGGLSPARSVQFALAGDFFDTLSPAGPVTSEPVMARFIGVATDTGYSDALGVRSVAKYVKSGAQLLLSGVLAVALLAGGSAPSEVLALLGAALVGLAVLGLALVRARAVVTAVVVAAVSPVVRRVSGLYRDDPHGRDFVAAAAERFWARALRFRESPGLVALIALGGLLEQVLTAGALWVALAGTGTIVALVPLVAVVPVPQAASVVPVPASLGAYDVLLAGVLVAMTGAPGVAAATAVLVVRAVALPVAIGGGGLAVAFLRGWTP; this comes from the coding sequence GTGCGCAGACTCGTCCGCTTCCTCGTCGGCGTCGCGCTCGGCGGGGGTGCGCTCGCCGCCTACGTCGTGTTCGTGGGCGTCGAGGACGTGCTCGCCCGGGCCGCGACGGTCACGGCCGGCGCGCTCGCCGCGGTGGTCCTCCTCGTCGTCGCCGAGTCGGTCGTCGACGGCGTCGGCGTCTGGGCCTCCGTCCGGCCGCTGAACGGCGGGCTCTCCCCGGCCCGGAGCGTCCAGTTCGCGCTCGCGGGCGACTTCTTCGACACGCTCTCGCCGGCCGGCCCGGTCACCTCCGAGCCGGTGATGGCGCGGTTCATCGGCGTCGCCACCGACACCGGCTACAGCGACGCGCTCGGCGTGCGCTCCGTCGCGAAGTACGTGAAGTCGGGCGCGCAACTGCTCCTCTCGGGCGTGCTCGCCGTCGCACTGCTCGCCGGCGGCTCGGCCCCGAGCGAGGTGCTCGCCCTGCTGGGGGCGGCCCTCGTCGGCCTCGCCGTGTTGGGTCTCGCGCTGGTGCGGGCCCGCGCCGTCGTCACGGCCGTCGTCGTGGCCGCCGTCTCGCCGGTCGTCCGGCGCGTCTCGGGGCTCTACCGCGACGACCCGCACGGGCGGGACTTCGTCGCCGCGGCCGCGGAACGGTTCTGGGCGCGGGCGCTCCGCTTCCGAGAGTCGCCGGGGCTGGTCGCGCTCATCGCGCTCGGCGGCCTGCTCGAACAGGTCCTGACCGCGGGGGCGCTGTGGGTCGCGCTCGCCGGGACGGGGACGATCGTCGCCCTCGTGCCGCTCGTCGCCGTCGTCCCCGTCCCGCAGGCCGCGAGCGTCGTGCCCGTGCCCGCGAGCCTCGGGGCCTACGACGTGCTGCTCGCCGGGGTGCTGGTCGCGATGACCGGCGCGCCCGGCGTCGCGGCGGCGACGGCGGTGCTCGTCGTGCGGGCCGTCGCGCTCCCGGTCGCCATCGGGGGTGGCGGCCTCGCGGTCGCGTTCCTTCGCGGGTGGACGCCGTAA
- a CDS encoding LSM domain-containing protein, whose translation MADRPLDVLEATLDEDVTVTLKGGDTVEGTLTGYDQHMNLVLEGENTTIIRGDNVVSIQP comes from the coding sequence ATGGCCGACCGACCGCTCGACGTGCTCGAAGCCACGCTCGACGAGGACGTGACGGTGACGCTGAAGGGCGGCGACACCGTCGAGGGCACCCTCACCGGATACGACCAGCACATGAACCTCGTGCTGGAGGGCGAGAACACAACGATTATCCGCGGCGACAACGTCGTTTCGATTCAACCATGA
- a CDS encoding 50S ribosomal protein L37e, with amino-acid sequence MTGAGTPSQGKKNKTTHVKCRRCGEKSYHSRKKVCASCGFGKTAKRRGYEWQGKTGDN; translated from the coding sequence ATGACCGGCGCAGGTACGCCATCTCAGGGGAAGAAGAACAAGACGACGCACGTCAAGTGTCGACGCTGCGGCGAGAAGTCCTACCACAGTCGCAAGAAGGTCTGTGCCTCCTGCGGCTTCGGCAAGACCGCGAAACGGCGCGGCTACGAGTGGCAGGGCAAGACGGGCGACAACTGA
- the purF gene encoding amidophosphoribosyltransferase has translation MTRELSGPREKCGVVGVSLDDRAAARPLYYALYALQHRGQESAGIVTHDGFQQHDHVEMGLVGDAFTEADLDGLAGGVGIGHVRYPTAGSVDTSCAQPFSVSFKSGSLGLSHNGNLVNAGEIRDELAGHGHAFTSDGDTEVIAHDLARNLLEADLVRAVKRTMGRIHGSYSLTIMHDDTVLGVRDPEGNRPLCIGELEDGYILASESAAIDVLDGELVRDVRPGELVVLDDDGQGFESYQLVESERSAHCFFEHVYFARPDSRIDGNLVYDVRRELGRQLWEESGVDSDVVMPVPDSGRAFASGYAEAAQDEGASVEFAEGLMKNRYVGRTFIMPTQDARERAVRLKLNPIRDVVEGKTVTVIDDSIVRGTTSRQLVELLRDVGAEAVHFRVGAPAIVAPCYMGIDMATREELIAADATTEEIRAEIGADSLSYLSVGAVATALEEAEADLCLGCVTGEYPYDIDGETTDRDVERPVVGDAAPADD, from the coding sequence ATGACGCGGGAGCTCTCCGGGCCGCGCGAGAAGTGCGGCGTCGTCGGCGTGTCGCTCGACGACCGGGCCGCGGCCCGCCCCCTCTACTACGCGCTGTACGCGCTCCAGCACCGCGGCCAGGAGTCGGCGGGCATCGTCACCCACGACGGCTTCCAGCAGCACGACCACGTCGAGATGGGACTGGTCGGCGACGCGTTCACGGAGGCGGACCTCGACGGCCTGGCCGGCGGCGTCGGCATCGGGCACGTCCGCTACCCGACCGCGGGGAGCGTCGATACCTCCTGTGCCCAGCCCTTCTCCGTCTCGTTCAAGTCCGGGTCGCTCGGGCTCTCGCACAACGGCAACCTCGTCAACGCCGGGGAGATACGCGACGAACTCGCCGGCCACGGCCACGCCTTCACCAGCGACGGCGACACCGAGGTCATCGCCCACGACCTCGCGCGCAATCTGCTGGAGGCCGACCTCGTGCGCGCGGTGAAGCGCACGATGGGGCGCATCCACGGCTCCTACTCGCTCACCATCATGCACGACGACACCGTCCTCGGCGTGCGCGACCCGGAGGGGAACCGCCCCCTCTGTATCGGGGAACTGGAGGACGGCTACATCCTCGCCTCGGAGTCGGCGGCCATCGACGTGCTCGACGGCGAACTCGTCCGCGACGTCCGTCCCGGCGAACTCGTCGTCCTCGACGACGACGGGCAGGGGTTCGAGTCGTACCAGCTGGTGGAGTCCGAACGCTCCGCGCACTGCTTCTTCGAGCACGTCTACTTCGCGCGGCCGGACTCGCGCATCGACGGCAACCTCGTCTACGACGTGCGCCGCGAGCTCGGCCGACAGCTGTGGGAGGAGTCGGGCGTCGACTCCGACGTGGTGATGCCCGTCCCCGACTCGGGGCGCGCGTTCGCCTCCGGCTACGCCGAGGCCGCACAGGACGAGGGCGCGAGCGTCGAGTTCGCGGAGGGGCTGATGAAGAACCGCTACGTCGGCCGCACGTTCATCATGCCGACGCAGGACGCCCGCGAGCGCGCCGTCCGCCTGAAGCTCAACCCCATCCGCGACGTGGTGGAGGGGAAGACCGTCACCGTCATCGACGACTCGATCGTCCGCGGGACGACCTCCCGCCAACTGGTGGAGCTACTGCGGGACGTGGGCGCCGAGGCGGTCCACTTCCGGGTCGGCGCGCCCGCCATCGTCGCGCCCTGCTACATGGGCATCGACATGGCGACCCGCGAGGAACTCATCGCCGCCGACGCGACGACCGAGGAGATACGCGCCGAGATAGGTGCCGACTCGCTGTCGTACCTCTCGGTCGGCGCGGTGGCGACGGCGCTGGAGGAGGCGGAGGCCGACCTCTGTCTCGGCTGTGTCACCGGGGAGTACCCCTACGACATCGACGGCGAGACGACCGACCGCGACGTCGAGCGACCCGTCGTGGGCGACGCCGCGCCGGCCGACGACTAG